A window of the Mucilaginibacter sp. cycad4 genome harbors these coding sequences:
- a CDS encoding M1 family metallopeptidase: MISIKKLLPFALLLGSTAALAQQSLPIAVNLQKTYTKGTRTTTGAPGKNYWQNTADYKIKVNFDPKTRLLSGTVGIDYVNNSPDTLKRVQFKLYPNLYKKGSVRQMQVSASDLTDGVQIKILSIDNKTPDSAKTRRINGTNMTQRVPPIAPKQKVHFDISYAYTLNKGSHIRTGQIDSGAFFIAYFFPRVAVYDDIDGWNDYPYVGAQEFYNDFCHFSAEITIPGDYKVWATGDLKNAAEVYDSRIVKRIADAGASDKVTDIITEDDIKAGNITKNNPTNTWKFEADSVTDFVFAASNHYLWKASSLVVDPKTGRRTRVDAVFNEKHKDYYAVVDYARKTVEVMSYKFPKWPYPYQHETVFDGLDQMEYPMMVNDNPLEDKADAIELTDHEIFHTMFPFYMGINETKYGWMDEGWATIGEWLVSPEIDPSIVDPYGVAAVEQSAGHEVDVPVMTLTPMLTGPAGFTDSYPKPGLGYLYVKDLLGDELFTKALHYYIAQWHGKHPMPYDFFNCMNTGSGMNLNWFWKAWFFDNGVTDLAISKVTNAGQNYSAIINRVGSKPIPVNLTVYYTDGTTQLVHKSIAVWATGNKTATVNFSAKKAVKKLVLGTTYDPDSNKKDNVWVSN, encoded by the coding sequence ATGATCAGTATTAAAAAATTATTGCCTTTTGCTTTATTATTGGGCAGTACCGCAGCATTGGCCCAGCAAAGCTTACCCATAGCTGTAAACCTGCAAAAAACCTATACCAAAGGAACACGCACCACAACCGGGGCACCCGGCAAAAATTACTGGCAAAACACTGCCGACTATAAGATCAAAGTAAATTTCGACCCTAAAACCCGCCTGTTAAGTGGTACAGTTGGTATTGATTATGTTAACAACAGCCCCGATACGTTAAAACGGGTACAGTTTAAACTTTACCCCAACTTATATAAAAAAGGTTCGGTACGCCAAATGCAGGTTTCGGCCAGTGATCTTACCGATGGGGTGCAGATCAAAATCCTTAGCATCGATAATAAAACCCCCGACAGCGCTAAAACCCGCCGCATCAACGGCACAAACATGACACAGCGGGTTCCCCCTATCGCGCCAAAGCAAAAAGTACATTTTGATATCAGCTATGCTTATACCTTAAACAAGGGCTCGCATATCCGCACCGGCCAAATTGATAGCGGTGCATTCTTCATTGCCTATTTCTTCCCGCGCGTGGCAGTTTATGATGATATTGACGGATGGAACGATTATCCATACGTTGGCGCACAGGAGTTTTATAACGATTTCTGTCATTTCAGCGCGGAGATCACCATACCCGGCGACTATAAAGTTTGGGCAACAGGCGATCTGAAAAACGCCGCCGAGGTTTACGACAGCCGCATAGTTAAACGTATTGCCGATGCCGGCGCAAGCGATAAAGTAACAGATATTATTACCGAAGATGATATTAAAGCGGGTAACATCACCAAAAACAACCCAACCAACACCTGGAAGTTTGAGGCCGACAGCGTTACCGATTTTGTTTTTGCTGCCAGCAATCATTATTTATGGAAAGCATCAAGCCTGGTAGTTGATCCTAAAACCGGCAGGCGTACCCGCGTTGATGCGGTGTTTAACGAAAAGCACAAAGATTATTATGCAGTGGTTGATTACGCCCGTAAAACAGTGGAAGTGATGAGCTACAAATTCCCGAAATGGCCATATCCATACCAGCATGAAACTGTTTTTGACGGGTTGGACCAGATGGAGTACCCGATGATGGTGAATGACAATCCGCTGGAAGATAAGGCCGATGCCATTGAGCTTACCGATCACGAGATCTTCCATACCATGTTCCCGTTTTACATGGGCATTAACGAAACCAAATACGGCTGGATGGACGAGGGCTGGGCAACCATAGGCGAATGGCTGGTTAGCCCGGAGATTGATCCTTCTATAGTTGACCCATATGGTGTTGCTGCTGTTGAACAGAGCGCGGGTCATGAGGTTGATGTACCGGTAATGACACTTACACCAATGCTCACAGGCCCGGCCGGTTTTACCGACAGCTATCCCAAACCGGGCCTGGGCTATTTATATGTAAAAGATTTGCTGGGCGATGAGCTGTTTACCAAAGCCCTGCATTACTATATTGCACAATGGCACGGCAAACATCCTATGCCTTACGATTTCTTTAATTGCATGAATACCGGCTCGGGCATGAACCTAAACTGGTTTTGGAAAGCCTGGTTCTTTGATAATGGCGTAACCGACCTGGCCATCAGCAAAGTGACCAATGCCGGGCAAAACTACAGCGCCATTATAAACAGGGTTGGCAGCAAACCAATCCCGGTAAATTTAACTGTTTATTATACCGATGGCACTACCCAACTGGTACATAAAAGCATAGCTGTTTGGGCAACCGGTAACAAAACGGCCACAGTTAATTTCAGCGCCAAAAAAGCAGTTAAAAAATTAGTATTGGGCACCACCTA
- a CDS encoding IS110 family transposase — protein sequence MSKTLEIVHPNAAGIDIGSRNFFVDAGEDQIRIFPTFTADCNAIRDYLLSLGINTVAMESTGVYWITLYTVLEEAGVEVYLVNGRDVKNVPGRKSDVKDCQWLRQLHGYGLLRKSFIPEIEMRKVRSYLRLRQDHIRAAATQVHLMQKALTQMNIRFTEVINDISGASGIRMITAILGGERDAITLAELCHERILEKKRDLVIKSLEGHYSEEHLFALRQAYGTCCYYNSLIKECDAEIERQLKDMSKDKDDIETAVKRKPIRYHKPEIDNLHKPLLKLTGGKDPIGIAGITDYSFLQIVSEVGTDMSPWPTEKHFSGWLKLAPMKSSSGKMHKRVRMKRQNNAGLIFRNLAQGLLNSKHLALGAFGRRIRARRGSPIAIKAIARKIACYYYRVMTNGSEFVEKGIEAYQNHLKEQKRKQLEKLALQFNMQLVPA from the coding sequence ATGTCAAAAACACTTGAGATCGTCCATCCCAATGCGGCAGGGATAGATATTGGCAGCAGAAATTTCTTTGTAGATGCAGGCGAAGATCAGATCCGTATCTTCCCCACTTTTACGGCAGACTGTAACGCGATCCGTGATTACTTGCTTTCTTTAGGTATCAATACAGTAGCGATGGAATCCACGGGTGTTTACTGGATAACACTATACACAGTTTTGGAGGAAGCGGGTGTAGAAGTTTACCTTGTAAATGGGCGTGATGTAAAAAATGTCCCAGGTCGAAAAAGCGATGTGAAAGACTGTCAGTGGCTTCGTCAATTGCATGGCTATGGCCTTTTACGGAAAAGTTTTATACCGGAAATTGAAATGCGTAAAGTTAGAAGTTACCTCCGTTTGCGGCAAGATCATATCCGTGCCGCCGCCACACAGGTTCACTTGATGCAGAAAGCTCTAACCCAAATGAATATCCGTTTTACAGAAGTGATTAACGATATCAGCGGAGCGAGCGGAATACGCATGATAACAGCCATACTTGGAGGCGAAAGAGATGCCATTACGCTGGCAGAATTATGTCATGAGCGGATACTGGAAAAGAAAAGAGATCTGGTGATTAAATCACTGGAGGGGCATTATAGCGAGGAGCATCTGTTCGCCTTGCGTCAGGCTTATGGCACCTGTTGCTATTACAATAGTTTAATAAAAGAATGCGATGCAGAGATAGAGCGTCAGTTAAAAGATATGTCAAAAGATAAAGACGATATTGAAACAGCTGTAAAACGCAAACCGATTCGTTACCATAAACCTGAAATAGATAACCTGCATAAGCCTTTGCTGAAATTGACAGGAGGCAAAGACCCGATAGGCATAGCAGGAATAACCGATTACAGTTTTCTCCAGATCGTAAGCGAGGTGGGAACAGATATGAGTCCCTGGCCAACAGAAAAGCACTTTAGTGGCTGGTTGAAACTGGCACCGATGAAATCGAGTTCGGGAAAGATGCATAAACGGGTACGGATGAAGCGTCAAAATAATGCAGGGCTGATATTCAGAAATCTGGCCCAGGGTCTATTGAACAGCAAACACCTCGCTCTTGGGGCATTTGGTCGGAGAATACGTGCAAGGCGGGGAAGTCCTATCGCCATAAAGGCAATAGCGCGAAAGATAGCGTGCTATTATTATAGGGTAATGACTAATGGCAGTGAGTTTGTAGAAAAAGGAATAGAGGCCTATCAAAACCATTTAAAAGAACAGAAAAGGAAGCAACTTGAAAAATTGGCACTACAGTTTAATATGCAATTAGTCCCTGCATAA
- a CDS encoding NUDIX hydrolase — translation MHHPEDNPWKITSQKNIYDNPWINLTEYQVINPSGNPGIYGKIHFKNMAIGVLPLDDELNTYLVGQYRFPLNQYSWEMPEGGGPEGTDPLESAKRELLEETGLKASRWTEIQRLHLSNSVSDELSILYLARGLEQFEAEPEETEQLIVKKVPFAEMYRMVCNGEITDAMTVTAVLKVQLLLTENRL, via the coding sequence ATGCATCACCCTGAAGATAATCCCTGGAAAATAACATCCCAAAAAAATATCTACGATAACCCCTGGATCAACCTCACCGAGTACCAGGTCATTAATCCCTCCGGTAACCCGGGGATTTATGGCAAGATCCACTTTAAAAACATGGCCATCGGTGTTTTACCCTTAGATGATGAGCTGAATACTTACCTTGTAGGGCAATACCGTTTTCCGTTAAATCAGTACAGTTGGGAAATGCCGGAAGGCGGCGGCCCCGAGGGAACAGACCCGCTTGAATCGGCCAAACGCGAACTACTGGAAGAAACCGGGTTAAAAGCTTCACGGTGGACAGAGATCCAGCGCCTGCACCTCAGTAATTCGGTAAGCGATGAGCTGAGCATATTGTACCTGGCCCGCGGCCTTGAACAGTTTGAAGCCGAGCCTGAAGAAACCGAACAGCTGATTGTCAAAAAAGTGCCTTTTGCCGAAATGTACCGCATGGTTTGTAATGGTGAAATCACCGATGCCATGACTGTTACCGCAGTGCTTAAAGTACAGTTGTTACTAACAGAAAACCGTTTGTAA
- a CDS encoding lysophospholipid acyltransferase family protein — translation MKKLLGYILSPIAIIAFFLALVIFQPIQWICFRFFGYAAHKRSVDMLNLCLFRTFYILGDTVTFINKQNLPVGRPIIFVANHQSLLDIPPLIYYLRKYHAKFVSKIELTKGIPSISYNLKHGGGANIDRKDSRQSMTEMISLGERMKANNWSAVIFPEGTRSKDGVVRSFQPGGVAMLLKKCPDALLVPIAIKNTWKVVRYGFYPLDTFISMSWTVLEPIEPGKTPIGDLVLEAENRIKAALS, via the coding sequence ATGAAAAAGTTATTAGGATATATCCTGTCGCCTATTGCCATAATTGCATTTTTTTTAGCCCTGGTTATTTTTCAGCCCATCCAATGGATCTGTTTTCGTTTTTTTGGCTATGCCGCACACAAACGTTCGGTTGATATGCTGAACTTATGCCTGTTCCGCACTTTTTATATCCTTGGCGACACGGTGACTTTCATCAATAAGCAGAATTTGCCTGTGGGCAGGCCGATTATATTTGTGGCCAATCATCAAAGCCTGCTCGATATCCCCCCGCTTATTTATTACCTGCGTAAGTATCATGCCAAGTTTGTTTCTAAAATAGAGCTTACCAAAGGCATCCCCTCTATTAGTTATAACCTGAAACACGGCGGCGGTGCTAATATCGACAGGAAAGACTCCCGCCAGTCCATGACCGAAATGATAAGTTTGGGTGAACGTATGAAAGCCAATAACTGGTCGGCAGTGATTTTCCCGGAAGGCACGCGCTCCAAAGACGGCGTGGTACGATCTTTTCAGCCGGGAGGCGTTGCTATGCTTTTAAAAAAATGCCCCGATGCCCTGCTGGTGCCTATCGCCATAAAAAACACCTGGAAAGTTGTACGATATGGCTTTTATCCGCTTGATACTTTTATATCCATGAGCTGGACCGTGCTTGAACCCATTGAACCCGGCAAAACCCCGATTGGCGACCTTGTACTGGAAGCCGAGAACAGGATTAAGGCTGCGCTGTCCTAA